The Marivirga salinae DNA window CGTTTTTTGACGAAAGTGAACCTCGCAAAGTAATTAGAGGAGGATCATGGAAAGATATAGCTTACTACTTGGAAACAGGTACTAGAGCTTTCGAACATAAAGACTCTACAAGAGCATATATAGGTTTCAGATGTGCAATGACATATCTAGGTCGTTCATCAGGAGCAGAATTTTAATTGACTTTTTAAAAAAATTAAACAATATTTAGAGCACAAACCATTAAAAACTACAAACATGAGTAATAAAAAAGGCGGATTTCAAGAGTTACTATTTAAAACCATCATGCCAAAGGTATATGGTATTGGAGCGGCTATCGTAATTATCGGTGCCATGTTTAAAATTCTTCACCTTCCAGGTGCAGCATTGATGTTAGGGATAGGTTTAACAACAGAAGCAATTATTTTCTTGTTAAGTGCTTTTGAACCTGCGCATGAAGAAGTTGATTGGAGTAAAGTTTACCCAGAGTTAGCTGAGGAATTTGAAGATGAGACAGCACCAAGAAAAAAGCAAATATCATCAGCTTCAGGTGGATCTACTTCTCAGCAATTAGATAAAGTTTTAGAAGAAGGAAAAATAGGCCCTGATTTAATAAAGAGTTTAGGAGATGGAATGAAAAGCATGGCTGATTCAGCTAAGCAAATGTCTAGTCTTAGTAATGCTGCAGTTGCAACTAATGATTATGCGAATAATGTGAAACAAGCTAGTAAATCTTTATTAGAGATGAATAAATCTTATGACAGTACAGTGAAAGCAATGTCTGAGATGTCAAATGCTTCTATTGATGCTAAGTCTTATCATTCTCAAGTACAGGCGGTAACAAAA harbors:
- the porL gene encoding type IX secretion system motor protein PorL/GldL, with product MSNKKGGFQELLFKTIMPKVYGIGAAIVIIGAMFKILHLPGAALMLGIGLTTEAIIFLLSAFEPAHEEVDWSKVYPELAEEFEDETAPRKKQISSASGGSTSQQLDKVLEEGKIGPDLIKSLGDGMKSMADSAKQMSSLSNAAVATNDYANNVKQASKSLLEMNKSYDSTVKAMSEMSNASIDAKSYHSQVQAVTKNLTALNQVYEMELQDSQNHVKAMNKFYKNLSTALDSMTEASKDTAQFQTEVKNLTTNLSQLNKVYGNMLSAMKG